In the Hordeum vulgare subsp. vulgare chromosome 7H, MorexV3_pseudomolecules_assembly, whole genome shotgun sequence genome, one interval contains:
- the LOC123412122 gene encoding uncharacterized protein LOC123412122 translates to MEFTLTSTATEVLDKAAALAAAGLGLEGEALGAWGIEEKATAIRRWAKKLSEMEKAAAPVPPEVAGSVPRAEEIGSDVNHVGDVKRDGVDPSISAAVKDSAVN, encoded by the coding sequence ATGGAGTTCACTTTGACAAGCACCGCCACCGAGGTGCTGGACAAGGCTGCCGCTCTCGCGGCTGCCGGCCTCGGCTTGGAAGGAGAAGCTCTCGGTGCTTGGGGGATCGAGGAGAAGGCGACGGCGATCCGACGCTGGGCCAAGAAGCTTTCGGAGATGGAAAAGGCTGCTGCCCCCGTCCCTCCTGAGGTCGCTGGATCGGTTCCTCGCGCAGAGGAGATCGGATCGGACGTCAATCACGTCGGCGACGTGAAACGCGACGGCGTGGATCCCTCCATCTCCGCGGCCGTGAAGGATTCAGCGGTTAACTAG